The Streptomyces capitiformicae genome contains the following window.
TCCGATCGGTGAGGAGCTGAAGTGGCTGGCGGCGGAGCTGGGCGTCGACCGTGACCAGGAGGTCCTGACGGAACGCCTCACGGAGGCGCTCGCCGACCTCCCCGCAAGCCTGGTGGTCGGCCCCGTCCACACCCGGCTGCGCACCTGGGCGGAGACCGACGGCGCCGGCGCCCGCAGCCGCCTGATCGCCGTACTGGACGGGCAGCGCTATCTGGACCTGCTGGAGTCCCTCGACGCCGTGATCGCCGATCCGCCCCTGCTCAAGGCCGCCTTCAGGGATCCGGAGAAGGTGATCCGCAAGGCGGTCGAGCGGGACTTCGGCAAGGTGTCGGACCTGGTCGAGGAGGCCCTGGCGCACCCTTCCGGCGCCGACCGGGACGTCCCCATGCACGAGGCACGCAAGAAGGCCAAGCGCGCCCGGTACGCGGCCGAGGCCGCGATCCCCCTCCTGGGCGGGCCGGCGAAGGACTTCGTACGGGACATGAAGTCCCTCCAGACCCTCCTCGGCGACCACCAGGACAGCGTGATGGCCCGCGAGACCCTCCGCGAGATCGCCGTCCAGGCCGATGAGGCGGGGGAGAGCGCCTTCACGTACGGGCTGCTCCACGGCAGGGAGGAGCGCCGGGCGGAGCTGGCGGAGGCGGCGCTGCCGGAGACGTGGAGGACGATCACTTCGGACTCGGCCTTCAGGCAACCGGGCGTGTGACATCTGGGCGTGCGAGGGGTGTCTCCCGGGGCGTTACGCTAGATGGTCACCCCTGTCAGCTGATGCTCACGAAGGTACCCGCGATGACTGTCGAGTCGGTCTTCCCACAGCTCGAGGCACTGCTGCCGCATGTGCAGAAGCCGATCCAGTACGTCGGTGGTGAGCTCAATTCCACCGTCAAGCCATGGGACGAGTGCGACGTCCGCTGGGCGCTGATGTACCCCGACGCGTACGAGGTCGGTCTGCCCAACCAGGGCGTCATGATCCTCTACGAGGTGCTCAACGAGCGTGAGGGCGTCCTCGCCGAGCGCACGTACAGCGTGTGGCCGGACCTGGAGGCGCTGATGCGGGAGCACGACGTCCCGCAGTTCACCGTCGACAGCCATCGCCCGGTGAAGGCCTTCGACGTGCTCGGCCTGTCCTTCTCCACCGAACTCGGCTACACGAACATGCTCACGGCCCTGGACCTCGCCGGGATCCCCCTGGAGTCCAAGGACCGCACGCTCGACGACCCGATCGTCCTGGCCGGAGGCCACGCGGCCTTCAACCCCGAGCCGATCGCCGACTTCATCGACGCGGCGATCATCGGCGACGGTGAGCAGGCCGTGCTCGACATGACCGAGATCATCCGCAAGTGGAAGGCGGAGGGCCGGCCGGGCGGCCGCGAGGAGGTCCTCTTCCGCCTCGCGAAGACGGGTTCGGTGTACATCCCGGCCTTCTACGACGTGGAGTACCTCGCCGACGGCCGCATCGGCCGCGTCGTACCGAACAAGTCGGGTGTCCCGTGGCGTGTGTCCAAGCACACGGTCATGGACCTCGACGAGTGGCCGTACCCCAAGCAGCCCCTCGTACCGCTCGCCGAGACGGTTCACGAGCGCATGTCGGTGGAGATCTTCCGCGGCTGCACCCGCGGCTGCCGCTTCTGCCAGGCCGGCATGATCACCCGCCCGGTGCGCGAGCGTTCGATCACCGGTATCGGCGAGATGGTCGACAAGGGTCTGAAGGCGACGGGCTTCGAGGAGGTCGGTCTTCTTTCGCTGTCGAGTGCGGACCACAGTGAGATCGGCGACATCGCCAAGGGCCTCGCGGACCGCTACGAGGAAGACAAGATCGGTCTCTCGCTGCCCTCCACCCGCGTGGACGCGTTCAACGTGGACCTGGCGAACGAGCTGACGCGCAACGGCCGCCGCTCCGGCCTGACCTTCGCCCCCGAGGGCGGCTCCGAGCGCATGCGCAAGGTCATCAACAAGATGGTCTCGGAGGATGACCTGATCCGCACGGTTGCCACCGCCTACGGCAACGGCTGGCGTCAGGTGAAGCTGTACTTCATGTGCGGTCTGCCGACGGAGACCGACGAGGACGTCCTCCAGATCGCGGACATGGCGATGAACGTGATCGCCAAGGGCCGCGAGGTGTCGAGGTCGAACGACATCCGCTGCACGGTGTCGATCGGCGGTTTCGTCCCCAAGCCCCACACCCCCTTCCAGTGGGCCCCGCAGCTCTCCGCCGAGGAGACGGACGCCCGTCTGGAGAAGCTCCGCGACAAGATCCGCGGCGACAAGAAGTACGGCCGCTCCATCGGCTTCCGCTACCACGACGGCAAGCCCGGCATCGTCGAGGGTCTGCTCTCCCGTGGCGACCGCCGGATCGGTTCGGTCATCCGCGCCGTGTACGAGGACGGCGGCCGTTTCGACGGCTGGCGCGAGCACTTCTCCTACGACCGCTGGATGGCCTGCGCGGACAAGGCACTGGCCGACTTCGGCGTCGACGTCGACTGGTACACCACCCGCGAGCGCACCTATGAGGAAGTCCTGCCCTGGGACCACCTGGACTCCGGCCTCGACAAGGACTGGCTCTGGGAGGACTGGCAGGACGCCCTCGACGAGACCGAGGTCGAGGACTGCCGCTGGACGCCGTGCTTCGACTGCGGGGTGTGCCCGCAGATGGACACACAGATCCAGATCGGGCCCACGGGGAAGAAGCTGCTGCCGCTGTCGGTCGTGAAGTAGTTCGGTTCCGGTGTCGGGAGGGCCCGGTCGCGTCGTCGGACGGCGCGACCGGGCCCTTACCCTTATTCGTCGTTGTCGGCGTCCTTCTGAGGCCGATTGAGCTCCTTCCAGGCGTCCTCGCTCCGGGGGAGATCCGGATGAGGACATGTCACGGTCGCCAGCTCGTCCCCGCTGTGGCTCACCTCACAGATGATCTCGAAGACCCGGCCCTTGGTGGTGACGATGTCGATCTTGAGGTCCGTGAAGTCGTCGCGCCCCCTCAAGTCGTTGTTCCCATTGGTGTCCTCGTTGACGGACACACCGCAGGGGACACCTTCCGAACGGGTGGTCGGGTAGCCCGACAGGCCGCTGAGGTCGGTCCACCTGAGGTCGTCGTCCGCGGGATTCCTGCTGGGGCGGAGGTCGCGGATGCCCGCGTATGTGATGCCGTTGCTCACCAGGCCGCGGACCTCGTACTCGTGTTGGC
Protein-coding sequences here:
- a CDS encoding TIGR03960 family B12-binding radical SAM protein, with amino-acid sequence MTVESVFPQLEALLPHVQKPIQYVGGELNSTVKPWDECDVRWALMYPDAYEVGLPNQGVMILYEVLNEREGVLAERTYSVWPDLEALMREHDVPQFTVDSHRPVKAFDVLGLSFSTELGYTNMLTALDLAGIPLESKDRTLDDPIVLAGGHAAFNPEPIADFIDAAIIGDGEQAVLDMTEIIRKWKAEGRPGGREEVLFRLAKTGSVYIPAFYDVEYLADGRIGRVVPNKSGVPWRVSKHTVMDLDEWPYPKQPLVPLAETVHERMSVEIFRGCTRGCRFCQAGMITRPVRERSITGIGEMVDKGLKATGFEEVGLLSLSSADHSEIGDIAKGLADRYEEDKIGLSLPSTRVDAFNVDLANELTRNGRRSGLTFAPEGGSERMRKVINKMVSEDDLIRTVATAYGNGWRQVKLYFMCGLPTETDEDVLQIADMAMNVIAKGREVSRSNDIRCTVSIGGFVPKPHTPFQWAPQLSAEETDARLEKLRDKIRGDKKYGRSIGFRYHDGKPGIVEGLLSRGDRRIGSVIRAVYEDGGRFDGWREHFSYDRWMACADKALADFGVDVDWYTTRERTYEEVLPWDHLDSGLDKDWLWEDWQDALDETEVEDCRWTPCFDCGVCPQMDTQIQIGPTGKKLLPLSVVK